From a single Nostoc sp. MS1 genomic region:
- a CDS encoding TonB-dependent receptor plug domain-containing protein, with the protein MKKSLFWLSVSFPSLFLTFPALASDAEITQQEDNSDIPYLSEINLPTTSAELLTQAPPSESTPQSEPNKEPENEENTSDDVDITIEAIAEPDTAPQSTPTYVIDQEEIKKQGATSVADILKRMPGFAVNDVGHGADIHTGTYYRGASINQSVFLINGRPINNDVNTYHGATDLNSIPVEAIERVELSSGVTSALYGASAFGGVVNIITKEGYGQPKLSSSLGFGSLNLNNQQFSYSGSVGAARYNFSFERLFIDNRYRVPVGAANRDSQGFLSNADTATSTYFGNIGIDLNQRNSLNLDITKLSSRRGLVYFGFPLQQDRLDHDGLNIGLSWKTRLGNGDTSNITTTFGYNQNYFSTYGPTFFAGRQFYRTGALDTQQFTTRIDHDWSITANNRLRWGLDLKNTNLNGDVLSSSPNRIAFNETENRDVLNTALFAVNTWDITNSFQLDLGLRQSFDTQFGNYLNPSVGLRYAINSLIAVRGSWAGGQRNPGLDQLYIYDTVHGWEPNPDLEPETGSSWTAGVDIKLTENLTGQFTYFGSSLDNRLGVVNGRWANIGLVDTNGLEAALRLRFADNWSTFLNYTYTDAQIKTGAERGLQLGMIPYSVLQTGIGYQNSGWQANLYLTYNSGARRAFFTRPGENITDFVPSYVNLDLSGRIPLTGTLGLTVYLENLLGEQYERVNRIYSPGFTFRLGLSSSI; encoded by the coding sequence GTGAAAAAGAGCTTATTTTGGCTGTCTGTTTCGTTTCCGAGTTTATTTTTAACATTTCCTGCCTTGGCAAGTGATGCGGAAATTACTCAACAAGAAGATAATTCGGATATTCCGTATTTAAGTGAAATTAACTTACCTACAACTAGTGCTGAATTATTAACTCAAGCTCCGCCAAGTGAATCAACTCCACAGAGTGAACCAAACAAAGAGCCAGAAAATGAGGAAAATACTAGTGATGATGTAGATATTACGATAGAAGCGATCGCCGAGCCAGATACCGCACCACAATCTACACCTACTTACGTTATTGATCAAGAAGAAATTAAAAAACAAGGTGCTACCAGTGTCGCTGATATATTAAAAAGGATGCCTGGTTTTGCTGTTAATGATGTTGGACACGGTGCAGATATTCATACAGGTACTTATTACCGAGGAGCATCTATTAATCAATCTGTATTCCTCATTAATGGTAGACCAATTAACAACGATGTCAACACATATCACGGTGCAACCGACCTCAATAGCATCCCTGTAGAAGCAATTGAACGAGTCGAATTATCTAGCGGTGTTACTTCTGCTTTATATGGTGCTTCTGCCTTTGGTGGAGTAGTGAATATCATCACTAAAGAAGGTTATGGTCAACCTAAATTATCTAGTAGTTTAGGATTTGGCTCCTTAAACTTAAATAATCAACAGTTTAGTTATAGCGGTTCAGTTGGTGCAGCTAGGTATAACTTTAGCTTTGAAAGATTGTTTATAGATAATCGTTATCGTGTGCCTGTAGGTGCAGCAAATCGAGATTCTCAAGGCTTTTTATCTAATGCAGATACAGCAACTAGCACTTACTTTGGTAATATTGGCATAGATTTAAACCAGAGAAACTCATTAAATTTAGATATCACTAAACTCAGCAGCCGTAGAGGCTTAGTTTATTTTGGTTTTCCTCTACAACAAGACCGCCTAGACCATGATGGTTTAAATATTGGTTTATCTTGGAAAACGCGCCTTGGTAATGGTGATACTTCAAATATCACAACTACATTTGGCTATAACCAGAATTATTTTAGTACCTATGGCCCAACGTTTTTCGCAGGTAGACAATTCTATCGGACAGGTGCTTTAGATACACAACAATTCACTACTAGAATTGATCATGATTGGAGTATTACTGCAAATAATAGATTGCGTTGGGGATTGGATTTAAAAAATACTAACTTAAACGGAGATGTTTTAAGCTCTAGCCCTAATAGAATCGCTTTTAACGAAACTGAGAATAGAGACGTATTAAATACAGCCTTATTTGCCGTCAATACATGGGATATTACTAATAGTTTTCAGTTAGATTTAGGACTCAGACAAAGCTTTGATACTCAGTTTGGCAATTATCTCAACCCCAGTGTTGGTTTACGTTACGCTATCAACTCATTAATTGCTGTGCGTGGTAGTTGGGCGGGAGGACAACGTAATCCTGGGTTAGATCAATTATATATTTATGACACTGTTCATGGTTGGGAACCAAACCCAGATTTAGAACCAGAAACAGGTTCTTCTTGGACTGCGGGAGTAGATATTAAGTTAACTGAGAATTTAACAGGACAGTTTACTTATTTTGGCAGCAGTTTAGATAATCGCTTAGGGGTTGTTAATGGAAGATGGGCAAATATTGGCTTAGTAGATACCAATGGTTTAGAAGCTGCATTAAGGCTAAGATTTGCTGATAATTGGTCAACTTTTCTTAACTACACTTATACTGATGCCCAAATTAAAACAGGTGCAGAAAGAGGTTTACAGTTGGGGATGATTCCTTATTCTGTATTACAAACTGGGATAGGTTATCAAAATTCAGGATGGCAAGCGAACCTATATCTTACCTACAATAGCGGCGCACGTAGAGCCTTTTTCACCAGACCGGGTGAAAACATTACAGATTTCGTTCCTTCTTATGTGAATCTAGATTTAAGCGGTCGTATTCCGTTAACTGGTACTTTAGGGTTGACAGTCTACTTAGAAAACTTACTAGGTGAACAATACGAGCGAGTTAATCGAATTTATAGTCCTGGGTTTACTTTCCGTTTAGGTTTAAGTTCAAGTATTTAA
- a CDS encoding SRPBCC family protein — protein sequence MSASYISDPVIAGTNMTWSQENQRLLMQGEIIVETRSHTAWGGAVSACMYLPVVRSQVWQQITDYPRWVQYFPDITRSEVLQRGEVKRLYQAAQKAFFFFTAQVEIYLNVVEVLGQKIQFRMEKGTFIDFTANLELQDYGNGTLLIYGVQATPHIPIPSIFIQQAMNFELPANMRKMRQVICQS from the coding sequence ATGTCTGCATCCTATATTTCCGACCCAGTTATTGCAGGTACTAATATGACTTGGAGTCAAGAAAATCAAAGGTTATTGATGCAGGGTGAAATTATAGTAGAAACGCGATCGCATACTGCTTGGGGTGGTGCGGTGTCTGCTTGTATGTACTTACCCGTGGTGCGATCGCAGGTATGGCAACAAATCACTGATTACCCTCGTTGGGTACAATACTTTCCAGACATTACTAGAAGTGAAGTATTACAGCGTGGTGAAGTTAAACGTCTGTATCAGGCAGCACAAAAAGCGTTTTTCTTTTTCACAGCACAAGTGGAAATTTATCTCAACGTTGTTGAAGTGCTTGGTCAAAAAATTCAATTCCGCATGGAAAAAGGCACTTTTATTGACTTCACTGCCAATTTAGAACTGCAAGATTATGGTAACGGCACTTTATTAATTTACGGTGTCCAAGCTACTCCACATATTCCCATACCATCAATTTTCATTCAACAAGCTATGAATTTTGAATTACCAGCCAATATGCGTAAAATGCGGCAAGTTATTTGCCAAAGTTAA
- a CDS encoding class I SAM-dependent DNA methyltransferase: MAQSVPDFYNNEAVFAKYMSHRQRVDTANDTLEKPVIMDLILPVTGKRVLDLGCGDAAIGPELLQYGAASYLGVEGSHKMAATAKQTLAEMPEKIILHNIEDWTYPHAAFDLVIARLSLHYIANLAPIFTNVFQALTPTGKFVFSVEHPVITSSDKGWISETNRQDWLVDDYFTTGLRVTNWLGGTVQKYHRTVEDYFRLLQAAGFMIEGLREACPKRENFQDVKTYERRSRIPLFLILAASKPL; encoded by the coding sequence ATGGCACAGTCTGTCCCCGATTTCTATAATAATGAGGCAGTTTTTGCCAAATACATGAGTCATCGCCAACGTGTAGATACGGCAAATGACACGTTAGAAAAACCCGTGATAATGGATCTCATTTTACCCGTAACTGGTAAACGGGTTCTCGATTTAGGCTGTGGTGATGCAGCTATAGGCCCAGAACTTCTACAGTATGGTGCAGCAAGTTACCTTGGTGTTGAAGGGTCACATAAAATGGCTGCTACAGCAAAACAGACACTAGCAGAGATGCCTGAAAAAATTATTCTCCACAATATAGAGGATTGGACTTATCCCCATGCAGCCTTTGATTTGGTCATCGCCAGACTCTCTCTGCACTATATCGCCAATCTCGCGCCAATTTTCACCAATGTCTTTCAAGCACTCACACCTACAGGAAAGTTTGTCTTTTCAGTCGAGCATCCTGTGATTACATCATCCGACAAGGGCTGGATATCTGAGACAAACCGTCAAGATTGGTTAGTCGATGATTATTTTACGACCGGATTGCGAGTTACAAATTGGCTGGGTGGTACAGTACAGAAATATCACCGCACAGTGGAAGACTATTTTCGTCTCTTGCAAGCAGCAGGATTTATGATTGAGGGTTTGCGGGAAGCTTGTCCAAAACGCGAGAATTTTCAGGATGTCAAAACTTATGAAAGGCGATCGCGTATTCCTCTATTTTTAATTCTCGCAGCCAGTAAACCATTATAA
- a CDS encoding metallophosphoesterase, translated as MKNHKWLIKARRFAWPYIRWLFWLGLCTLLYAKLIEPNWIEINSLQLTLPRLASEFYGYRIVQISDIHRDYWMTTQRLKRIVRLVNQQQPDLVAITGDLVTRNSSSLIPSLQPALEQITAKAQTFVVLGNHDHENDTNALIKVLEQSGIFHLCNSVYTIQKGNAALHIAGVDDVQMGKSKLDLVLQQLPNEGSAILLAHEPDFAHTSAASGRFDLQLSGHSHGGQIRLPFFKPMILPPWAQKYYSGQYQVDNMLLHTNRGLGMTGLHLRLFARPEITVITLSGE; from the coding sequence TTGAAAAATCATAAATGGCTGATCAAAGCCAGGAGATTCGCTTGGCCGTATATTCGCTGGTTATTTTGGCTAGGACTTTGTACCTTACTGTACGCCAAATTAATTGAACCAAATTGGATTGAAATCAATTCTTTACAACTAACACTACCCCGTCTAGCATCAGAATTTTATGGCTATCGCATTGTCCAAATCAGCGATATTCACCGTGATTATTGGATGACGACACAGCGCCTCAAGCGCATTGTTCGCTTAGTCAACCAACAACAACCGGACTTAGTAGCTATTACAGGTGATTTAGTTACTCGTAATTCCTCATCCTTAATTCCATCTCTTCAGCCAGCTTTAGAACAAATTACAGCCAAAGCACAAACTTTTGTCGTTTTAGGTAATCATGACCACGAGAACGACACCAACGCCCTAATCAAAGTTCTTGAACAAAGTGGGATATTTCATCTTTGTAATAGCGTTTATACGATTCAAAAAGGCAACGCTGCGTTACACATAGCTGGGGTTGATGATGTACAAATGGGTAAAAGCAAGTTGGATTTGGTATTGCAACAATTACCAAATGAAGGATCGGCAATTTTATTAGCCCATGAACCGGACTTTGCCCATACCAGCGCAGCAAGTGGAAGATTTGATCTACAACTATCAGGACATTCACACGGTGGACAAATACGCCTACCTTTTTTCAAGCCAATGATCCTACCGCCTTGGGCGCAAAAGTATTACTCAGGGCAATATCAAGTAGACAATATGCTATTACACACTAACCGAGGCTTGGGAATGACAGGCTTGCACCTGCGCCTTTTCGCCCGTCCAGAGATTACGGTGATTACTTTGAGTGGGGAGTAG
- the der gene encoding ribosome biogenesis GTPase Der yields the protein MGLPIVAIIGRPNVGKSTLVNRLAGEQTAIVHDEPGVTRDRTYLQAYWSDREFQVVDTGGLVFNDDTEFLPLIRQQALAALSEACAAIFVVNGQTGPNSADEEIAEWLRQQPVPVFLAVNKCESPEQGSIQAAEFWELGLGEPYPISAIHGNGTGELLDELIKHIPSVTELEETNEIKIAIVGRPNVGKSSLLNSFVGEERVIVSPISGTTRDAIDTFIEREGQKYRLIDTAGIRKKKSIDYGTEFFSINRAFKAIRRADVVLLVLDALDGVTEQDQKLAGRIIEEGRACVIVVNKWDAVEKDSYTIYDYEKNLEARLHFTEWADTIYVSALTGQRVEKILELVVKANEEHKRRVSTSVINEVLEDAVSWHSPPTSRGGRQGRIYYGTQVSTQPPTIALFVNEAKRFNDNYRRYIERQFRQQLGFKGTPIRLLWRSKKVRDAELGSANRATRV from the coding sequence ATGGGACTGCCAATTGTTGCTATTATCGGTCGCCCAAATGTGGGCAAATCTACCCTGGTTAATCGTCTCGCCGGGGAACAAACGGCGATTGTCCATGATGAACCGGGTGTGACACGCGATCGCACTTACTTACAAGCTTACTGGAGCGATCGGGAATTTCAAGTTGTAGATACAGGCGGTTTGGTCTTTAACGATGATACAGAGTTCTTACCCCTGATTCGCCAACAAGCACTAGCTGCGCTTAGTGAAGCCTGTGCTGCTATATTTGTTGTCAACGGTCAAACAGGCCCCAATTCCGCAGATGAAGAAATAGCTGAGTGGTTACGCCAGCAACCAGTACCCGTTTTCCTTGCAGTCAATAAATGCGAATCCCCTGAACAGGGATCGATTCAAGCTGCTGAATTTTGGGAACTGGGCTTAGGAGAACCATATCCGATCTCTGCAATTCATGGCAACGGTACAGGTGAGTTACTCGATGAACTCATTAAACACATTCCATCTGTGACGGAATTAGAAGAAACCAACGAAATTAAAATTGCCATTGTTGGACGACCAAATGTTGGTAAATCAAGTTTATTAAACTCTTTTGTTGGTGAAGAACGGGTAATTGTCAGCCCCATTTCGGGAACAACCCGCGATGCAATTGACACTTTTATCGAACGCGAAGGACAAAAATATCGTCTAATTGACACAGCCGGGATTCGCAAAAAGAAAAGCATTGATTATGGTACAGAGTTTTTTAGTATCAACCGTGCTTTTAAAGCAATTCGCCGCGCTGATGTGGTTTTATTGGTACTAGATGCCCTTGATGGTGTTACCGAACAAGACCAAAAGTTAGCTGGCAGAATTATCGAAGAAGGTAGGGCTTGCGTCATCGTCGTCAATAAATGGGATGCGGTCGAGAAAGACTCATATACTATCTACGACTACGAAAAAAATCTGGAAGCAAGGCTACATTTTACAGAATGGGCTGATACTATCTATGTCAGTGCGCTGACAGGACAACGGGTAGAAAAGATTTTAGAGTTGGTGGTTAAAGCCAATGAAGAACACAAGCGCCGCGTTAGTACATCAGTAATTAACGAAGTTCTCGAAGACGCTGTAAGTTGGCACTCGCCCCCAACCTCTCGCGGCGGTCGCCAGGGTAGGATTTACTATGGTACGCAAGTCAGCACCCAACCCCCTACTATCGCCCTATTTGTCAATGAAGCTAAACGCTTTAATGACAATTACCGCCGTTACATCGAAAGACAGTTCCGTCAACAATTAGGTTTTAAAGGTACACCCATTCGTCTACTTTGGCGCAGCAAAAAAGTTAGAGATGCAGAACTTGGTAGTGCCAACCGGGCAACTCGCGTTTAA
- a CDS encoding energy-coupling factor transporter transmembrane component T family protein, whose product MDLLKSLPLGLYLEQPQTWLHKLDPRVKFIWLMSFLTSYSFANNFWRILLVALLIIFTVVAKIPRRVWQQQMGWLLTLSFFVLAIGAISPDALGVEYQPRLPANPQVLTQPANANNLSKAPKELKSSKGYSYVLFNKGPVKVTRRSLDLAVRLSTILFTVIYSTNLYLLTTAPEEITAGIESLMQPLRRFKIPVTEITLTLTLSLRFIPLVLEEVQNLIRSVMTRAINWKKLGLKGGVKVWMIVAERLLENLLLRASQMASAMTVRGFTSPNEHRVPWHDLRLKSWDWLAIATLTLFWGIRVVFGNEIS is encoded by the coding sequence ATGGACTTACTAAAATCGCTACCTTTAGGGCTGTACTTAGAACAGCCGCAAACTTGGTTACATAAACTTGACCCACGAGTCAAGTTTATCTGGTTGATGAGTTTTCTTACTAGTTACAGTTTTGCCAATAACTTCTGGCGGATACTACTGGTAGCATTATTAATAATTTTTACTGTTGTTGCCAAAATTCCCCGGCGAGTGTGGCAACAGCAAATGGGTTGGTTATTAACATTATCATTTTTTGTGTTGGCGATCGGAGCTATTAGTCCTGATGCTTTGGGTGTAGAGTACCAGCCGCGCCTCCCAGCTAACCCCCAAGTTTTAACCCAGCCAGCCAATGCTAATAATTTGTCCAAAGCCCCAAAAGAACTAAAAAGTAGTAAAGGCTATAGTTACGTCTTATTTAATAAAGGCCCAGTTAAAGTTACTCGCCGTTCTCTAGATTTGGCTGTGCGCCTAAGTACAATTTTATTTACTGTTATTTACAGCACTAACTTATATTTACTGACAACCGCCCCAGAAGAAATCACGGCTGGTATAGAAAGCCTAATGCAGCCCTTGAGACGATTTAAGATACCTGTAACAGAAATTACCTTAACTTTAACCTTATCCTTGCGTTTCATTCCTTTAGTTTTAGAAGAAGTGCAGAATTTAATCCGTTCTGTGATGACTAGAGCGATTAATTGGAAGAAACTAGGCTTAAAAGGCGGAGTGAAAGTTTGGATGATTGTGGCTGAGAGATTGTTAGAAAACTTATTGTTACGGGCATCACAAATGGCTAGCGCCATGACAGTACGTGGTTTTACTAGCCCTAACGAACATCGCGTCCCGTGGCACGATTTACGGTTAAAATCATGGGATTGGTTAGCGATCGCTACTCTCACCCTATTCTGGGGGATTAGGGTAGTCTTTGGCAATGAAATTTCGTAG
- the pipX gene encoding transcriptional coactivator PipX — protein sequence MNPETSETYINHPTWGLLYRICMVDENQDLFTTLYAQRLFFLVVNDIKAIKFQPIGRTEARMLLENRLRNLRRNGQSQEYDQLQSVFQRTFQ from the coding sequence ATGAATCCAGAAACCTCGGAAACTTACATAAACCACCCTACCTGGGGTTTGCTATATCGGATCTGTATGGTTGATGAAAACCAGGATCTGTTTACCACCCTCTACGCCCAACGCTTGTTTTTTCTAGTAGTGAATGACATTAAAGCCATTAAGTTCCAACCTATAGGACGCACTGAAGCGAGAATGTTGTTGGAAAATCGTTTACGAAATTTACGTCGCAATGGTCAATCACAGGAGTACGATCAGCTTCAGAGTGTTTTCCAACGCACCTTCCAATGA
- a CDS encoding YggS family pyridoxal phosphate-dependent enzyme: MTSSISERITQIRASLPPSVRLIAVTKQMPTEVIRAAYAAGIRDFGENRIQEAANKQAELFDLPDITWHFIGHLQTNKAKKALEQFNWIHSVDNLKLAQRLDQLAQQLGVKPQVCLQVKILPDPNKSGWSVPELLADLPALDLCKNLQIQGLMTIPPFGLDDAEINYVFNSTSKLAKEIAAQPWTHLQMNELSMGMSGDYQLAVQAGATMVRLGTILFGKRT, from the coding sequence ATTACTAGTTCGATTAGCGAACGTATTACTCAAATTCGGGCTTCCCTACCACCTTCAGTCAGGCTAATTGCTGTCACTAAGCAAATGCCGACTGAAGTTATTCGTGCTGCCTATGCGGCTGGTATTCGTGATTTTGGCGAAAATCGTATCCAAGAGGCTGCTAACAAACAAGCTGAGTTATTTGACTTACCTGATATTACTTGGCACTTTATCGGACATTTGCAAACGAACAAAGCCAAGAAGGCACTAGAACAATTCAACTGGATTCACTCTGTAGATAATTTGAAATTAGCACAACGCTTAGATCAATTAGCGCAACAGCTAGGAGTTAAACCTCAAGTTTGCCTACAGGTGAAGATTCTCCCAGATCCAAATAAGTCTGGTTGGAGTGTTCCCGAACTATTGGCAGACTTACCCGCGCTTGATCTTTGCAAAAATTTACAAATTCAGGGTTTGATGACAATCCCGCCTTTTGGTCTAGATGATGCGGAAATCAATTATGTATTTAACAGCACTAGTAAATTAGCCAAAGAAATTGCTGCACAACCTTGGACGCACCTTCAAATGAATGAGTTATCGATGGGTATGTCAGGCGATTACCAACTTGCAGTGCAAGCAGGGGCAACGATGGTAAGATTGGGAACTATTTTGTTCGGCAAGCGTACTTAA
- a CDS encoding cell division protein SepF: MNNIFSKLRDFVGLNEQVEYEYYEEDPDTDNYQNLYQQENPQPAPAEAAPNNRRWREPMTTMGDDVATGTKSTMGNVIGMPGAINGISEVLVLEPRTFEEMPQAIQALRERKSVVLNLTIMDPDQAQRAVDFVAGGTYALDGHQERIGESIFLFTPSCVQVSTQGGVIHEVPQPPARPVRTAPANPTSWGNETNRMAQ, from the coding sequence ATGAACAATATATTCTCTAAGCTAAGAGACTTTGTTGGTCTCAATGAGCAAGTAGAGTACGAATACTACGAAGAAGATCCAGATACAGATAACTACCAAAATCTGTACCAACAGGAAAATCCTCAACCCGCTCCAGCAGAAGCAGCGCCAAACAATCGACGTTGGCGTGAACCAATGACTACAATGGGTGATGACGTTGCGACAGGAACAAAATCAACTATGGGGAATGTGATCGGTATGCCAGGAGCAATTAACGGAATTTCTGAAGTGTTGGTGCTTGAACCACGTACATTTGAAGAAATGCCCCAGGCAATTCAAGCATTACGTGAGCGTAAATCAGTAGTGCTGAACTTGACAATCATGGACCCAGATCAAGCACAACGGGCTGTTGATTTTGTTGCTGGTGGCACTTACGCATTAGATGGACATCAAGAACGCATTGGCGAAAGTATCTTTTTGTTTACGCCCAGCTGTGTGCAAGTTAGCACCCAAGGTGGAGTTATCCATGAAGTACCCCAACCCCCCGCTCGTCCTGTACGCACCGCACCAGCCAATCCCACTTCTTGGGGAAACGAGACCAACCGGATGGCACAATAA
- the proC gene encoding pyrroline-5-carboxylate reductase, with protein MTIKFGLIGGGVMGEALLSRLIAREIYQPSQVIVSEPQAARQAFLQEKYHVAVTTDNSLVFTQAQEVVFLAVKPQVFSAIAQELAEIVLTEHSPLVISILAGVSLSQLEAAFPNSPVIRAMPNTPATVGAGITAITSGAYTHAEHHQLAQQIFSAVGEVVEVPEGLMDAVTGLSGSGPAYVAILVEALADGGVAAGLPRGVANQLALQTVLGTAQLLHESKIHPAELKDRVTSPGGTTIAGIAQLEKAGFRSALIEAVKAAAGRSQELGK; from the coding sequence ATGACTATAAAATTTGGTTTAATTGGTGGCGGGGTAATGGGAGAAGCGTTGTTATCCCGCCTTATTGCACGAGAAATTTATCAACCATCACAAGTCATAGTCAGCGAACCGCAAGCAGCGCGACAAGCTTTTTTACAAGAAAAATATCATGTGGCTGTTACTACAGATAACAGCTTGGTATTTACACAAGCGCAAGAAGTTGTATTCTTGGCTGTGAAACCACAAGTATTTAGTGCGATCGCTCAAGAATTAGCAGAGATCGTTTTAACAGAACACTCACCCCTAGTTATCTCCATCTTGGCGGGAGTATCCTTAAGCCAGTTAGAGGCGGCGTTCCCTAATTCACCAGTAATTAGGGCGATGCCTAATACCCCAGCTACCGTAGGCGCAGGGATAACAGCAATAACATCTGGTGCATATACCCACGCCGAACATCACCAATTGGCACAGCAAATTTTCTCCGCCGTTGGGGAAGTGGTGGAAGTGCCGGAAGGTTTGATGGATGCAGTTACAGGGCTTTCTGGGAGTGGCCCGGCTTATGTTGCAATATTAGTAGAAGCCCTCGCCGATGGGGGCGTTGCTGCTGGTTTACCCAGAGGAGTTGCCAATCAACTAGCACTACAAACTGTGCTAGGAACAGCCCAGTTGCTGCATGAAAGTAAGATTCATCCAGCCGAACTCAAGGACAGAGTTACCAGTCCTGGGGGTACTACCATCGCTGGTATTGCCCAACTAGAAAAAGCTGGGTTCCGTTCCGCCTTAATTGAAGCAGTCAAAGCTGCCGCAGGGCGATCGCAAGAATTAGGCAAATGA
- a CDS encoding DUF4327 family protein — protein MTQQVLHPMVKLQRNVQSLVESNIIKPTDSIWKIALLYGNDWQHWKQELLDFGFTMQDPIGDLLAVEAWDED, from the coding sequence ATGACTCAGCAAGTTCTTCACCCAATGGTGAAATTGCAGCGTAACGTGCAATCACTCGTTGAATCAAATATTATCAAGCCGACTGATAGCATTTGGAAGATTGCGCTGCTTTATGGTAACGACTGGCAGCACTGGAAACAGGAGCTACTAGATTTTGGTTTTACTATGCAAGACCCAATTGGCGATTTACTCGCAGTGGAAGCTTGGGATGAGGATTAG
- a CDS encoding tetratricopeptide repeat protein: MASSSEDYIIVRKKQIERKKRLLTIVSVVSFFGSMVFSGIRVIQTAVQNQSTPSKTVTVSNESSLKEQERGYELVLQREPNNQTVMEKLSLTKLQLQDFKGANEILEKLVKSHPNRQDYKIVLEDIKRRNNHTNNNFKSK; encoded by the coding sequence ATGGCTAGTTCAAGCGAAGACTATATAATTGTCCGCAAAAAGCAAATAGAAAGAAAAAAAAGACTTTTAACTATAGTTTCAGTTGTTTCCTTCTTTGGCTCAATGGTGTTTTCAGGTATTAGAGTAATTCAAACAGCAGTACAGAATCAAAGTACCCCAAGTAAGACAGTAACAGTGTCTAATGAATCTTCATTAAAAGAACAGGAGCGGGGTTATGAGTTAGTTTTACAAAGAGAGCCAAACAACCAAACTGTAATGGAAAAATTGTCTTTAACAAAGTTACAATTACAAGATTTTAAAGGTGCTAATGAAATTTTAGAAAAGTTAGTTAAATCACATCCAAATAGGCAAGACTACAAAATTGTTTTAGAAGATATAAAAAGGCGAAACAATCATACAAATAATAACTTTAAATCTAAATAG
- the pseB gene encoding UDP-N-acetylglucosamine 4,6-dehydratase (inverting) encodes MFNEKAILITGGTGSFGKQFVKTLLSQYQPRRVIVYSRDELKQYEMAQEFNSPVMRYFIGDVRDRDRLHLAMRDVDYVVHAAALKQIPAAEYNPMECIKTNIHGGNNVIDVALEQGVEKVIALSTDKAVNPINLYGATKLAADKLFVAANNIVGTMKTRFAVVRYGNVVGSRGSVVPFFQKLIQEKAPEIPITDPRMTRFWITLQQAVDLVFDSFARMQGGEIFIPKIPSMRITDLAETLAPGVPTKIVGMRPGEKLHEAMFSSESSHLAVEFCDHYVIKPTIEYSYSLDYTRNALGEVGKSVPEGFEYSSATNTEWLKGFQLLDMLKQ; translated from the coding sequence ATGTTTAATGAAAAAGCTATTTTAATAACAGGTGGAACAGGCTCATTTGGGAAGCAATTCGTTAAAACTCTTCTCAGCCAATATCAGCCTCGGAGGGTAATTGTTTATTCACGAGATGAACTTAAACAGTATGAGATGGCACAGGAATTTAATTCGCCTGTGATGCGCTATTTTATTGGAGATGTACGCGATCGCGATCGCCTTCATCTAGCTATGCGTGATGTAGATTATGTAGTTCATGCTGCGGCTCTGAAACAGATACCGGCTGCTGAATATAACCCAATGGAATGTATTAAAACTAATATTCATGGAGGTAATAACGTTATTGATGTAGCTCTAGAACAAGGAGTAGAAAAAGTTATAGCTCTTTCCACAGATAAAGCAGTAAATCCAATAAATCTTTACGGCGCAACCAAACTAGCTGCGGATAAACTCTTCGTTGCAGCTAATAATATTGTTGGTACGATGAAAACTCGCTTTGCTGTTGTTCGCTATGGTAATGTAGTTGGTTCTAGAGGGTCAGTTGTTCCATTTTTCCAGAAGCTAATTCAAGAAAAAGCTCCCGAAATACCAATTACAGATCCACGTATGACACGTTTTTGGATCACTCTACAACAAGCTGTAGATTTAGTTTTCGACAGCTTTGCCAGAATGCAAGGAGGAGAGATTTTTATACCCAAAATTCCTTCAATGAGAATTACAGATTTAGCAGAAACACTAGCGCCAGGTGTGCCAACTAAAATTGTGGGTATGAGGCCAGGAGAAAAGCTACACGAAGCCATGTTTTCTAGTGAATCATCTCATTTAGCAGTAGAATTTTGCGACCATTATGTAATTAAACCTACTATTGAATATTCCTATTCTCTTGATTACACTCGTAATGCTTTGGGTGAAGTAGGTAAATCAGTTCCCGAAGGGTTTGAGTATAGTTCAGCGACAAATACAGAATGGCTTAAAGGTTTTCAACTATTAGATATGCTCAAGCAATGA